A window of the Vespula vulgaris chromosome 6, iyVesVulg1.1, whole genome shotgun sequence genome harbors these coding sequences:
- the LOC127064361 gene encoding chromatin assembly factor 1 subunit A, with protein MDMKDDCVIEEVTPSKSKKLKQARLTFQLSCSSKSLSDNVSSKKRKLESPEECKIPKMVKVTTKENSIKDSEIDDKVLNESTTSCSSKTDIELIELTDEEERTQEKSMHHNEGINNSVKSKRFMKTKKKESCSPNAPLTKFLTKRNKKHDKDISIDDNIKENAEQCDISPIQNSHENSDKDFNVADDDILEVKIDDSETSHNTDIQQNDKLSCADSNSEMDVSSENEDNNMKESENKESISLDIKGLKTPTKTTENTEVMKNKRVTPKLLHKGESAKKRLEKEKLRMEKERRREEERENRRKEKEERRKEREEKEKAEREQKKKEREQKELKKQMEMEQKQKEREAKEQERRKREEAKEEERKRKEEEKLESERKKQKAASNFASFFVPKKLEIKSTEEENNTNVQTFMPFEVKADMRIAPISRRSLNKKEMLSLDDKFNSGRAKNSDLYLAVMKAKKIITHKSGKTWPLEAKEDIVILDEEENGSKSSIIFQPKVVVDKNRPKLLQFHENRRPPYWGTWRKQSNNINPRRPFSKDSKWFDYEVDSDEEWEEEEPGESLHGSEDEKDEENPDDNEYDVDNEFMVPHGYLSDEEARTDEEEDESMTPETQKFKLKLLGEEFEAERRTKMSKLKPKIIGCVWLGPDNTYPENTPKRVVEFLTARHAWVSQIPVVLPSTMKENTDADSGTPSRTQTSGYTRKTKVPAEALADLIRLIHGNIHGKNFLVKEFLTFWNKKNVGIDNQISKASLGKKIGEIGKWISCPDEGQMHLKACWYVSEEIRKKYLNEELTLPNRWTYNLTPKRKSEIPDSNDKVEKLEKDNDKDKKKVPLITQFTKKITQEEMKRQLSTNPKQIIKPTPILQRPPKRAVLISIPKNDKKEIPLLNIKECESKKLSDSKEK; from the exons TATTAAATGAAAGTACGACATCATGTAGTAGTAAAACTGATATAGAATTAATAGAACTTacggatgaagaagaaaggactCAAGAAAAATCTATGCATCACAACGAAGGTATAAATAATAGTGTGAAATCTAAAAGATttatgaaaacgaaaaagaaagaatcttgTTCGCCAAATGCACCATTAACAAAATTCCttacaaagagaaataaaaaacatgatAAAGATATAAGTATAGATgacaatataaaagaaaatgcagAACAGTGTGATATTTCTCCCATTCAAAATTCACATGAGAACTCCGATAAAGATTTTAATGTAGCTGATGATGATATATTAGAAGTTAAAATAGATGATTCTGAAACATCTCACAATACTGATATTCAgcaaaatgataaattatcatGTGCTGATTCTAATTCTGAAATGGATGTTTCTTcagaaaatgaagataataatatgaaagaatCAGAGAATAAGGAATCCATAAGTCTCGATATCAAAGGTTTAAAAACACCAACAAAAACAACAGAAAATACAGAggttatgaaaaataaaagagttaCTCCGAAGCTATTGCACAAAGGAGAAAGTGCTAAAAAACGtctagaaaaggaaaaattaagaatG gaaaaagaaagaagacgcgAGGAAGAACGGGAGAATCGacggaaggaaaaggaagaaagacggaaagagagagaagaaaaggaaaaagctgAACgtgaacagaaaaaaaaagaaagagaacaaaaagaacttaaaaaacaaatggaaaTGGA acaaaaacagaaagaaagagaagcaaaagAGCAAGAACgtcgtaaaagagaagaagctaaagaagaagagaggaaaaggaaagaagaagagaaattagaATCCGAACGTAAAAAGCAAAAGGCAGCTTCAAATTTTGCGAGCTTTTTTGTTCCGAAAAAGTTGGAAATCAAAAGTACAGAGGAGGAGAATAATACGAACGTACAAACTTTCATGCCTTTCGAGGTTAAAGCAGATATGAGGATTGCACCAATTTCTAGAAgaagtttaaataaaaaagaaatgttatcgTTAGACGATAAGTTTAATAGCGGTAGAGCAAAAAACAGTGACTTGTATCTCGCAGTAATGAAAGctaaaaaaatcattacgcATAAATCTGGAAAAACTTGGCCACTCGAAGCAAAAGAAGATATAGTCATATtag atgaagaagagaatggTAGTAAATCGAGTATAATCTTCCAACCTAAAGTTGTCGTGGACAAAAATCGGccaaaattattacaatttcatgaaaatcgtCGACCACCATATTGGGGAACTTGGAGAAAACAaagcaataatataaatcCTCGTCGACCATTTTCGAAAGACTCG AAATGGTTCGATTACGAGGTCGATTCCGATGAGGAatgggaagaagaagagcctGGAGAGTCTCTACATGGTTCCGAAGATGAGAAAGATGAGGAAAATCCGGACGATAATGAATACGATGTTGACAATGAGTTCATGGTCCCACACGG ATATTTGTCCGACGAGGAAGCTCGAACtgacgaagaggaagacgaaAGTATG ACACCGGAAACTCAGAAGTTCAAGTTGAAACTGTTGGGTGAAGAATTCGAGGCCGAAAGAAGGACAAAAATGTCCAAATTAAAACCGAAAATAATCGGTTGCGTTTGGCTTGGTCCAGATAATACGTATCCTGAAAATA ctCCTAAGAGAGTCGTAGAATTTTTGACAGCACGACATGCTTGGGTCTCTCAAATACCTGTCGTACTTCCGTCtactatgaaagaaaataccGACGCCGATAGCGGCACACCATCGCGAACACAAACCAGTGGATATACGAGGAAAACAAAAGTACCGGCAGAAGCGTTGGCCGACTTGATTCGTTTGATTCATGGAAATATCCATGGTAAAAACTTCTTAGTAAAGGAGTTCCTTACGTtttggaataagaaaaatgtaggTATAGACAATCAGATTTCAAAAGCTAGCTTAGGAAAGAAAATCGGCGAAATAGGAAAGTGGATATCCTGTCCTGATGAAGGACAAATGCATTTAAAGGCATGTTGGTACGTTTCTGAGGAAatcagaaagaaatatttaaacgaagaaCTAACCCTACCGAATCGTTGGACATATAATTTGACACCTAAACGTAAAAGTGAGATCCCCGATAGTAATGATAAGGtagaaaaattggaaaaagacAATGACaaggataagaagaaggtACCTCTTATAACtcaatttacaaagaaaataactcAGGAGGAAATGAAACGTCAACTTTCAACCAATccaaaacaaattataaaaccTACACCAATATTGCAAAGACCGCCGAAACGAGCAGTGTTAATTTCGATTCCtaagaatgataaaaaggaGATACCCTTGCTAAATATTAAAGAATGCGAAAGTAAGAAATTGAGTGATAGCAAGGAGaaatga
- the LOC127064362 gene encoding Krueppel-like factor luna isoform X1 has protein sequence MTTQALHVVFDLPIDSLKTILGDEGTRVAPTRSIICLSSMADELLFSALGLTTDTNFDRPLSSPCVSNLPSEYESSCRTPLSDDSEIIDNHATSLKTPVECYTELTCSPKDSWNDWMTNTSTSSSGCLSELSELDSELEWCLDRTWNSGLPERTPLCTAGCEGFLHLPLPNPQQVFNNDEPLLVLGIDLRALENTLGPEEIVTDYNNNQLEENLLISSAANAALATHDYTNRNLANAAEDRCFPCTYQGCLKVYAKASHLKAHLRRHTGEKPFACTWSGCGWRFSRSDELARHRRSHSGVKPYPCEMCSKRFARSDHLAKHRKVHRKNTYPLFQNGRGFRSGKTNVLPEI, from the exons ATGACAACGCAAGCACTACACGTCGTCTTCGATCTGCCGATCGACAGTCTGAAAACGATCCTCGGCGACGAAGGTACACGTGTAGCTCCAACGAGATCGATCATTTGTCTATCTTCG ATGGCAGACGAGCTATTATTTTCTGCTTTGGGATTAACGACGGATACAAACTTCGATAGGCCACTATCATCACCCTGTGTATCGAACCTACCCTCCGAATATGAATCCTCCTGCAGAACTCCTTTGAGCGATGATTCAGAGATCATCGACAATCATGCAACATCTTTAAAGACACCCGTTGAATGTTACACAGAATTAACGTGTTCTCCGAAGGATTCGTGGAACGATTGGATGACAAACACGTCTACATCTTCCTCGG GTTGTTTGAGCGAATTGAGCGAATTAGATTCCGAATTGGAGTGGTGCTTGGATAGAACTTGGAACTCTGGTCTTCCTGAAAGAACACCACTTTGTACAGCGGGATGCGAAGGATTTTTACATTTGCCTTTACCAAATCCGCAACAAGTATTCAATAACGACGAACCTTTGCTCGTACTTGGTATCGATTTAAGGGCATTAGAAAATACATTAGGACCGGAGGAGATAG TTacagattataataataatcaattagaAGAGAATCTACTTATTTCGTCAGCAGCTAACGCAGCATTGGCCACTCACGATTACACTAATCGTAATTTGGCTAATGCAGCAGAGGACAGATGTTTTCCATGTACTTATCAAGGCTGTCTAAAG gTCTACGCTAAAGCATCTCACTTAAAAGCTCATCTACGTCGTCATACAGGAGAAAAACCATTCGCCTGTACATGGTCAGGTTGCGGATGGCGTTTTAGTCGATCAGACGAATTGGCGAGGCATAGAAGATCGCATTCGGGAGTGAAACCCTATCCTTGCGAAATGTGCTCGAAAAGATTCGCACGCAGCGATCACCTAGCGAAACATCGTAAGGTGCATAGGAAAAATACTTATCCATTGTTTCAAAATGGACGTGGATTCCGTAGTGGGAAAACGAACGTATTACCAGAGATTTAG
- the LOC127064362 gene encoding Krueppel-like factor luna isoform X2: protein MIEETLMFDMADELLFSALGLTTDTNFDRPLSSPCVSNLPSEYESSCRTPLSDDSEIIDNHATSLKTPVECYTELTCSPKDSWNDWMTNTSTSSSGCLSELSELDSELEWCLDRTWNSGLPERTPLCTAGCEGFLHLPLPNPQQVFNNDEPLLVLGIDLRALENTLGPEEIVTDYNNNQLEENLLISSAANAALATHDYTNRNLANAAEDRCFPCTYQGCLKVYAKASHLKAHLRRHTGEKPFACTWSGCGWRFSRSDELARHRRSHSGVKPYPCEMCSKRFARSDHLAKHRKVHRKNTYPLFQNGRGFRSGKTNVLPEI, encoded by the exons ATGATCGAGGAAACTTTGATGTTCGAC ATGGCAGACGAGCTATTATTTTCTGCTTTGGGATTAACGACGGATACAAACTTCGATAGGCCACTATCATCACCCTGTGTATCGAACCTACCCTCCGAATATGAATCCTCCTGCAGAACTCCTTTGAGCGATGATTCAGAGATCATCGACAATCATGCAACATCTTTAAAGACACCCGTTGAATGTTACACAGAATTAACGTGTTCTCCGAAGGATTCGTGGAACGATTGGATGACAAACACGTCTACATCTTCCTCGG GTTGTTTGAGCGAATTGAGCGAATTAGATTCCGAATTGGAGTGGTGCTTGGATAGAACTTGGAACTCTGGTCTTCCTGAAAGAACACCACTTTGTACAGCGGGATGCGAAGGATTTTTACATTTGCCTTTACCAAATCCGCAACAAGTATTCAATAACGACGAACCTTTGCTCGTACTTGGTATCGATTTAAGGGCATTAGAAAATACATTAGGACCGGAGGAGATAG TTacagattataataataatcaattagaAGAGAATCTACTTATTTCGTCAGCAGCTAACGCAGCATTGGCCACTCACGATTACACTAATCGTAATTTGGCTAATGCAGCAGAGGACAGATGTTTTCCATGTACTTATCAAGGCTGTCTAAAG gTCTACGCTAAAGCATCTCACTTAAAAGCTCATCTACGTCGTCATACAGGAGAAAAACCATTCGCCTGTACATGGTCAGGTTGCGGATGGCGTTTTAGTCGATCAGACGAATTGGCGAGGCATAGAAGATCGCATTCGGGAGTGAAACCCTATCCTTGCGAAATGTGCTCGAAAAGATTCGCACGCAGCGATCACCTAGCGAAACATCGTAAGGTGCATAGGAAAAATACTTATCCATTGTTTCAAAATGGACGTGGATTCCGTAGTGGGAAAACGAACGTATTACCAGAGATTTAG
- the LOC127064362 gene encoding Krueppel-like factor luna isoform X3 — MADELLFSALGLTTDTNFDRPLSSPCVSNLPSEYESSCRTPLSDDSEIIDNHATSLKTPVECYTELTCSPKDSWNDWMTNTSTSSSGCLSELSELDSELEWCLDRTWNSGLPERTPLCTAGCEGFLHLPLPNPQQVFNNDEPLLVLGIDLRALENTLGPEEIVTDYNNNQLEENLLISSAANAALATHDYTNRNLANAAEDRCFPCTYQGCLKVYAKASHLKAHLRRHTGEKPFACTWSGCGWRFSRSDELARHRRSHSGVKPYPCEMCSKRFARSDHLAKHRKVHRKNTYPLFQNGRGFRSGKTNVLPEI, encoded by the exons ATGGCAGACGAGCTATTATTTTCTGCTTTGGGATTAACGACGGATACAAACTTCGATAGGCCACTATCATCACCCTGTGTATCGAACCTACCCTCCGAATATGAATCCTCCTGCAGAACTCCTTTGAGCGATGATTCAGAGATCATCGACAATCATGCAACATCTTTAAAGACACCCGTTGAATGTTACACAGAATTAACGTGTTCTCCGAAGGATTCGTGGAACGATTGGATGACAAACACGTCTACATCTTCCTCGG GTTGTTTGAGCGAATTGAGCGAATTAGATTCCGAATTGGAGTGGTGCTTGGATAGAACTTGGAACTCTGGTCTTCCTGAAAGAACACCACTTTGTACAGCGGGATGCGAAGGATTTTTACATTTGCCTTTACCAAATCCGCAACAAGTATTCAATAACGACGAACCTTTGCTCGTACTTGGTATCGATTTAAGGGCATTAGAAAATACATTAGGACCGGAGGAGATAG TTacagattataataataatcaattagaAGAGAATCTACTTATTTCGTCAGCAGCTAACGCAGCATTGGCCACTCACGATTACACTAATCGTAATTTGGCTAATGCAGCAGAGGACAGATGTTTTCCATGTACTTATCAAGGCTGTCTAAAG gTCTACGCTAAAGCATCTCACTTAAAAGCTCATCTACGTCGTCATACAGGAGAAAAACCATTCGCCTGTACATGGTCAGGTTGCGGATGGCGTTTTAGTCGATCAGACGAATTGGCGAGGCATAGAAGATCGCATTCGGGAGTGAAACCCTATCCTTGCGAAATGTGCTCGAAAAGATTCGCACGCAGCGATCACCTAGCGAAACATCGTAAGGTGCATAGGAAAAATACTTATCCATTGTTTCAAAATGGACGTGGATTCCGTAGTGGGAAAACGAACGTATTACCAGAGATTTAG